One segment of Salvelinus fontinalis isolate EN_2023a chromosome 42, ASM2944872v1, whole genome shotgun sequence DNA contains the following:
- the LOC129841294 gene encoding zinc finger protein 324B-like, which translates to MSENLVLTFQTQLSGVMETVLKSAMYEITRLVEDGFLEEVRRGQQEVTRSHLEVESLRTLLQRAESQLKDVSQRARCGDCGRTDVYNEETDDIPPGVQDSVLQLSGCDLKLEEEPEVRWRSCGQETVESSQVADKPTPPAPSPSVVGSVKEEEGEEDMEPWRIKVAIQPSAAHTYTEEQLDSHTLVQITGDSIGFPSADPEAQQVTQTPRLAGPSQNQSRGPSNDGDRTRSRASPVWIGRRILDTDTDVHRQAQSNLRLVREPLSSSESAEAKQLARDFASPTNPSTAGASVSSSSSGCHVFSSLNYRILSKYKPSAQTLPRMRVYRDAAKRGGYPMYNRGTAQGGLTSSQTPTQQQGNHQHHHPGRLALRCPVCGKVFPHPSSLKAHQQTHTGERPFICALCGRSFTKLSNLKAHRRVHTGERPYSCSDCSKRFTQKCNLKRHQRIHMENDI; encoded by the exons atGTCGGAGAACCTCGTCCTCACCTTCCAGACCCAGCTCTCGGGAGTCATGGAGACGGTCCTAAAGTCAGCCATGTATGAGATCACCAGGTTGGTGGAGGACGGCTTCCTGGAGGAGGTAAGACGTGGTCAACAGGAAGTGACACGGAGCCACCTGGAAGTGGAGTCTCTGCGGACCCTGCTGCAGCGGGCAGAGAGTCAGCTGAAGGATGTCAGTCAGAGGGCCAGGTGTGGAGACTGTGGCAGGACAGATGTCTACAatgaggaaacagacgacatACCTCCAGGTGTACAGGACA GTGTGCTTCAGCTGAGCGGGTGTGACCTGAAGCTGGAGGAGGAGCCAGAGGTCAGGTGGAGAAGCTGTGGACAGGAAACAGTGGAGTCGTCACAGGTAGCAGATAAACCAACTCCTCCAGCTCCCAGTCCTTCGGTGGTAGGCAGTGttaaggaggaggaaggggaggaggacatgGAGCCGTGGAGAATCAAGGTGGCCATACAGCCGTCTGCAGCTCACACCTACACAGAGGAGCAGCTAGACTCACACACACTCGTTCAGATTACAGGAGACTCTATTGGGTTTCCCTCTGCGGACCCAGAGGCCCAACAGGTCACCCAGACACCCAGACTAGCAGGGCCATCTCAGAACCAGAGCAGAGGACCCAGCAATGATGGTGACAGAACGAGGAGTAGAGCCTCACCGGTGTGGATAGGCCGTAGAATATTAGACACGGATACTGACGTTCACAGACAAGCTCAGTCGAACCTACGACTGGTAAGAGAGCCTCTGTCGTCCTCTGAATCGGCAGAGGCGAAGCAGCTAGCTAGAGATTTCGCTTCCCCAACCAATCCCAGCACAGCGGGggcctctgtctcctcctcctcatcaggcTGTCATGTCTTCAGCTCTCTAAACTACAGGATTCTTTCCAAATATAAGCCCAGCGCTCAAACCCTGCCGCGCATGAGAGTATACAGGGATGCTGCCAAGCGGGGCGGCTACCCGATGTACAACAGGGGGACCGCCCAGGGAGGGCTCACCTCCTCCCAAACCCCAACCCAACAACAAGGGAACCaccagcatcaccaccctggGAGGCTGGCCCTCCGCTGCCCAGTGTGTGGTAAGGTCTTCCCCCATCCCAGTAGCCTTAAGGCCCACCAGCAGACACACACGGGGGAGAGACCGTTCATCTGCGCCCTGTGTGGCCGGAGCTTCACTAAGTTAAGCAACCTGAAGGCCCACCGGCGCGTTCACACTGGGGAGAGACCCTACAGCTGCTCGGACTGCAGCAAACGCTTCACACAGAAGTGCAACCTTAAGAGGCACCAGAGGATTCACATGGAGAATGATATATGA